The genomic DNA GCGGATGAAAAGGCCTCCATCGATTGATGGCCAAATAGTATCACCGAGTGCAGACGAAGACTTGTAGTCTATGCCAAGAATCGGGCTTACCGCAATAGCAAACTTGTGCGAGGAATTGCTATCGCTTTCAAAGAATGCCATCGCGTTTTTGTGATTCTTGTAAAAATCTTTTTGGAACGTTGTATCGCGCCGAGGATAGGTGAAAAAGTGGTTCCCCTCGCCTATTGTTTGACGATGGTATTCAAAAAGCATCGGTGCGTAATCGAGCCCGCGCAGGTTACGAGTGCGTTCAGAACTGATTACAGGAGAACGACCGGTTTCGGCAAAAACCATCGTTGCTAAAATAAGGCCTGTGAAAATAGCTTTCATTTTCCCCTCCGAGTTCAATTATTCTTCGGCGTCTTTGTCAATGACTTCCGCCGCGGAATCGCCATGAAGCGCAACCAGACGAATGCCATCAAGTGTCAAATACGGATCGTAAGTATCGATTATTTTTGTATGGCTTGCAATCGTGCGTCCCCAGCCACCCGTTGCAAAAACTGGAACATCCTTCTTACCCATCTCCTGCTTAATTTTTGCAACAAGCGTTTCGAGTTCCGCCATAAAGCCGAACAAAAGCCCCGCTCGGATAGCATCGTCCGTATTATTAGCAATAAGGCGCTTGGGCCATTCGATGCTCACCGGCAAGAGTCGGGCTGCCTTTTGCGTTAGGACGTCAAGACTTGCGCTAATGCCAGGAATGATGATCCCTCCAGCAAATCCGCCATCCTTCATCACATCAAAAGTGGTCGCCGTTCCCATATCGATGACAATAGCATCTGTCAAGCCGCGTTCTTTGAGTGCAATGATATTGCAGAGTCTATCTGCACCAAGCGTGCTCGGATTTGGGTATGCAATTGGGCAACTGAGGCAGTTGGTCGAACTGACCACCTGTACAGGGCGTTTGAGGAGTGTTTGCAATGCTTTGACCCATGGGCGTTCAAGAGATGGCACCACGGTAGAAAGCCCGACATGCGTTACGGATTCAAGTTTAATCTTAGAAAGATGAATGAGGCCACCCACGCGGTTCATCACTTCATCAGAAGTTGTTTCCTTGCGAGTGGTGAGTCTCCAGTGATCTACAACTTTGTCGCCCTTATATATTCCAAGGACTGTGTGCGTATTGCCCACATCGACCACAAACGACAACGCATTCTTTAAATTCTTTTTCATTGCAATGAAAGATAGTAATAATCAATTAGTTATTGGTTGATGGTTATTGGTCATTGGTTTTTATAATCGCAGCATAGCTGCCAAATTAAAAACTAATAACTAAAGACTAATGACTATTGACTAGTTTAAAAAAAGCCTGCTTCAATTCTCGTGTTGCTTTTTCCGGGTCCGCCGCCTTCATAATGGCCGAAACCGCGCAAATGCCAGAAATTCCTGAGCTCTTGAGCACATCGATATTGTCTTTATTGAGCCCGCCAATCGCATTCACCTTAATCGGTACGGCTTTGACAATTGCCTTGAGCGTATCGACACTTGTGAGAATTGTGACTACTTTAGTAGTCGTCGGATAAATTGCACCAACGCCTAGATAATCCGCACCTTGTTCGTAAGCCTCCAAAGCCTGAGGTACAGTCTTCGTCGTCGCTCCGATTATTTTATCTTCACCCATCAGCTGGCGGGCGATTTTCACGGGCATGTCAGTTTGACCAACATGTACGCCTTCGGCATCGATTGCAAGAGCTACATCGACTCGGTCATCAATAATCAATGGGACATTGTAACGCTTGGTTATTTCGTGTGTCGCTGTCGCAAGCTCCATGTATTCTCGCGTAGAGCGGTTCTTTTCGCGGAGCTGGATTAGCGTTGCTCCGCCTTTGCAGGCTGCTTCTACAGTAGGCAAAAAACGTTCTGCTGGCACGCTTGTGCTATCGGTAATGAAATAGAGCGTAGTATCAAGATTTTTCATGTTTTTAAAGGTAGAAAAAATTGCTCTACTTTGGAATAGAACAGCTTAAAGCTTGAAATCTGTGCGTTTTCTCACGTTTGTTACTTTTTTATCACGAAAATATGTCGCGACCTGTTTTGGTTATCTATTTTTATAAAAAATGGGACGAATCGTCCTACAGACATATGGAGCGATACTATGAAACCGATGAATTCAAAGAGGGGTATTACCCTCATGGAGCTTATGGTGGTTATCGCAATTATGGGCATCCTATCCACCGTTGCTATGCCGAAACTTTTTGGTTTTGGTGAAAAGGCTCGTGAAAAAATCGACTTAATGAAACTTTACGACCTCAGAAACGCCATCAATTTGGCGCTTATTGAGGATGGCGATGCCATGACTCACTATACACCTGTTAAGAAGCAGGATGACAATGCAAAAAATGCTCTCTTGACTAGACTTGTCAATGGTCTTAAATCCGACCGTGGTGCAACGTTGTTTGTGATTGAACTACATAAAACATTGTCAATCAATGTTCAGGGAAGCCATGGTAGCGCAAACAACGCAAACAACATTTGTGAAATGATAGGATACGACGGCACGTTCTATTCGGCTCTAAAGGACGCGAACTTTGAAGGCGTTGCCGATATCATTGCCGATAGAATTTGGAAAAAAGAGAGTGAAGGATCGGAGACTTACACATCCATACCATGGAGAGATAATAATGGATTATGGTATCGAACGGCTCCTAAAAAACAGCTGTTCCAAAGCCGAGCACTCAATCACGGTAAGATAAATGACAATACTCGCTATACCGTCAGTGTTCGTTGGTCCGACCCAAAAAATCCAGGATATTCAGTGGAAGTATACATGATTGAAAACGGACATAATTGGAATTCAGCTTATCTATCCGATAACGGAACCTGTTTCTCCACTTATGGTCGAAAAGCATGTTCCAAGAAGTAATAAAAGTGCCTCGGACAAAATCCGAGGCTTTTTTATCCATCCTTTGACTGCTTCAATAAGTAACAATGCTTTTTAGACGTTGCTACTAATCATCCTATTTGTTTTTACAAGCGGAATCACCCAATGTTGAAAAACAAGTGCCATATTTTCCGCGTCCCGCATCATTCCAATCGCCGCCTATCCAGACAATAACATCTTTTGATGCTGGATATGAAACATTTTGTCCGTTTTCTTTTTTAGTTCCTACGTTCTGCCACTTTATTTTTACGCTATATGTTCCATTGTGCATTGCAGCCACGCCACCTTCAGATATTTTTGTATTTAAAGACCTTGATTCAAAAGGTTTCTGAGAGCAAGTTCTTAATCCACCAGTCCCACCCCGTCCTAGCAAGCAACGAGCCATTACCTCAAAACCAGATTCTTTTAGAACATCAGCAAGAAAACCATTTTGGTAGGATTCATCCATATTTGCAGTTCCCTTTCGGTATCTTGGCGTTGTCTGAGCTACATCGACACCAAACAAAGTCATTCCGCTTTTGTCCTTCAAATACATATCTAAAGTACAGGCTTCTTTACAAAGATCTCCCCAATTGCCGGTTGTTGCACCTGAAATCGAGGTGAATACGCTGTAATCATGTCCAACCAAATTTCTTTCAACGGCTTTCTTAATATTCCAAAGTTTTATCAAATCAAGCCGCTCTCTTGATCGTTCAACTACACCAAATAATTTTGGAACTGCAACTGTTGATAAAATCCCTAGAATTACGATGACAACCATTATCTCAATTAATGAGAAACCTGTGTTTTTTTTGGATGTATTCATAATCGCTCCCTTTTTTTCTTAAATATAGGTATTCACAAAAAAAAGCACCTTTTTCATATTGAAAATGGCGCTTTTTAGGAATCAAATGTGAGCTAAATCATTTTTTCACATTTACACATACAGGTAATCGTTCAGCACGGGCTGCATGCCTTCGCTACTCATGTCGGCGTACATCTTGTCGATGCTGCGACCGTCATTGATTTCGAACTGTTCGTCGCCGCCTTCCCCGTCATCATGACCGCTGTATTTGCTTTCGTGGTCGCCAATGCCGGTCGAAACGCCTGCAGAAATCTTCGTGGCGGCGATTTTTACGATGCCATTGCGGAATTCCTTGCTTTCGCGGCTAGAGACTGTAATCCCCACAAACGGAAGGAAAATGCGGTAGGCGCAGAGCACCTGGCAGAGTTCCTTTTCGTGAACATCGAGCGGGCTGATTTTTTCGTTGTTCACAATCGGACGGAGACGCGGGCAGCTAAGGCTCATTTCGGCATGCGGATACTTCTTTTGCAAGTAGTAAACATGCAGAGCGCTTGCGAGAGCGTCACGGCGGAAATCCGAAAGTCCGAGAAGTGCAGAGAATCCGCAACCACGCATGCCTCCCATGAGGGCGCGTTCCTGAGAATCGAAGCGGTACGGGAATACGCGCTTGTGGCCGAGTAAGTGAAGCTGTTCGTAACGCTTGCGGTCGTACGTTTCCTGGAACACAGTCACGTAATCGACGCCGCATTCGTGCAAATACTTGTATTCATCGACATTCACCGGGTAAACTTCAACGCCTACGAGCTTGAAGTACTTACGGGCAAGCTTACAAGCTTCACCGATGTATTCGACACTGCTTTTGGCGCGGCTTTCGCCGGTGAGCAACAAGACTTCTTCCATGCCGCTATCGGCGATGACCTTCATCTCGTGCTCGATTTGTTCCATGTTCAGCTGCATACGCTTGATGTGGTTGTAGCAGTTGAATCCGCAATAGACGCAGTAGTTTTCACAGTAGTTCGCGATGTAGAGCGGCGTAAAGAGATAGACGTTGTTGCCGAAATGGCGACCCGTCTCAATCTTTGCCTTGGCGGCCATCTGCTCAAGGAACGGAGCCGCAGCCGGTGAAAGCAAAGCCTTGAAATCTTCGATAGAACAGGTGTCGTGCTGCAATGCAAACTGCACATCTCGTGCCGTATATTTGGATGCTTCGTAGCTATCAAATGCCGCAAGAACCTTGTCGCGGATGTCGGATTGAATCACTTCCATTCCCGGCAGGTATTCCATAATGTCCGTGCGGACAGACGGATCCGTTTCGATTCTGTGCTTGCGTTCTAGAGCCGCCGGCGAGAGATTCCCAGAATCAAAAAAGTAATTGTTGTCTTTGCGTTCTGTTGTCATTGCTTTAGTCGTTAGTCAATAGTCAATGGTCAATGTTAGGTTATAGGTTGTAGGCTATAGGGGTTAGGTTAGATAGGCACCTTCGGTGCAATTATTTTCCTAAAACCTAAGACCTAAAACCTAAGTCCTAAAATCAGTCCCTCAAAAAACCTGTGAGCGGATCGGATGCGGATGCTCCACGGGAAAGTACGCGGCCAAGCCCGGCGAGGTAAGCCTTGCGGCCAGCTTCGATAGCAAGCTTGAACGCCGATGCCATTTGCTGGAGGTCGCCAGCCGTTGCAAGAGCGGTGTTTGCCATAATAGCGGCAGCACCCATTTCCATGGCAGCACAAGCTTCGGACGGTTTACCGATGCCAGCATCCACGATAATCGGGAGTTCGATTTCGTCAATCAAAATCTGGATAAAGTCTTTTGTGCAAAGGCCCTTGTTCGATCCAATCGGCGATGCAAGCGGCATCACGGCGGCTGCACCGGCGTTCACGAGATCGCGTGCCACGTTCAAATCCGGGTACATGTACGGCATCACCACAAAGCCTTCCTTCGCAAGTGTTTCGGTCGCTTTGATGGTTTCGGCATTGTCCGGGAGCAAGTACTTGGTATCGCGCATGATTTCGATTTTCACGAAGTCGCCGCAACCAAGTTCACGGGAAAGCCTTGCGATGCGGACTGCTTCTTCGGCATTGCGAGCGCCCGACGTATTCGGCAAAAGCGTAACGTTTTTCGGAATGTAATCGAGGATGTTTTCGTGTTCCTTCGTGTTTGCACGGCGAACGGCAAGCGTTACAATTTGAGCGCCTGCATCCTTGACCGCAGCTTCAATGAGCTTGAGGGAATACTTTCCAGAACCAAGAATAAAACGAGAATCAAATTCATGACCGCCA from Fibrobacter sp. UBA4297 includes the following:
- a CDS encoding type III pantothenate kinase; the encoded protein is MKKNLKNALSFVVDVGNTHTVLGIYKGDKVVDHWRLTTRKETTSDEVMNRVGGLIHLSKIKLESVTHVGLSTVVPSLERPWVKALQTLLKRPVQVVSSTNCLSCPIAYPNPSTLGADRLCNIIALKERGLTDAIVIDMGTATTFDVMKDGGFAGGIIIPGISASLDVLTQKAARLLPVSIEWPKRLIANNTDDAIRAGLLFGFMAELETLVAKIKQEMGKKDVPVFATGGWGRTIASHTKIIDTYDPYLTLDGIRLVALHGDSAAEVIDKDAEE
- a CDS encoding thiazole synthase, with amino-acid sequence MNSDKLVIGGHEFDSRFILGSGKYSLKLIEAAVKDAGAQIVTLAVRRANTKEHENILDYIPKNVTLLPNTSGARNAEEAVRIARLSRELGCGDFVKIEIMRDTKYLLPDNAETIKATETLAKEGFVVMPYMYPDLNVARDLVNAGAAAVMPLASPIGSNKGLCTKDFIQILIDEIELPIIVDAGIGKPSEACAAMEMGAAAIMANTALATAGDLQQMASAFKLAIEAGRKAYLAGLGRVLSRGASASDPLTGFLRD
- the thiH gene encoding 2-iminoacetate synthase ThiH, translating into MTTERKDNNYFFDSGNLSPAALERKHRIETDPSVRTDIMEYLPGMEVIQSDIRDKVLAAFDSYEASKYTARDVQFALQHDTCSIEDFKALLSPAAAPFLEQMAAKAKIETGRHFGNNVYLFTPLYIANYCENYCVYCGFNCYNHIKRMQLNMEQIEHEMKVIADSGMEEVLLLTGESRAKSSVEYIGEACKLARKYFKLVGVEVYPVNVDEYKYLHECGVDYVTVFQETYDRKRYEQLHLLGHKRVFPYRFDSQERALMGGMRGCGFSALLGLSDFRRDALASALHVYYLQKKYPHAEMSLSCPRLRPIVNNEKISPLDVHEKELCQVLCAYRIFLPFVGITVSSRESKEFRNGIVKIAATKISAGVSTGIGDHESKYSGHDDGEGGDEQFEINDGRSIDKMYADMSSEGMQPVLNDYLYV
- the thiE gene encoding thiamine phosphate synthase, with amino-acid sequence MKNLDTTLYFITDSTSVPAERFLPTVEAACKGGATLIQLREKNRSTREYMELATATHEITKRYNVPLIIDDRVDVALAIDAEGVHVGQTDMPVKIARQLMGEDKIIGATTKTVPQALEAYEQGADYLGVGAIYPTTTKVVTILTSVDTLKAIVKAVPIKVNAIGGLNKDNIDVLKSSGISGICAVSAIMKAADPEKATRELKQAFFKLVNSH
- a CDS encoding type II secretion system protein, yielding MKPMNSKRGITLMELMVVIAIMGILSTVAMPKLFGFGEKAREKIDLMKLYDLRNAINLALIEDGDAMTHYTPVKKQDDNAKNALLTRLVNGLKSDRGATLFVIELHKTLSINVQGSHGSANNANNICEMIGYDGTFYSALKDANFEGVADIIADRIWKKESEGSETYTSIPWRDNNGLWYRTAPKKQLFQSRALNHGKINDNTRYTVSVRWSDPKNPGYSVEVYMIENGHNWNSAYLSDNGTCFSTYGRKACSKK
- a CDS encoding type II secretion system protein, which translates into the protein MNTSKKNTGFSLIEIMVVIVILGILSTVAVPKLFGVVERSRERLDLIKLWNIKKAVERNLVGHDYSVFTSISGATTGNWGDLCKEACTLDMYLKDKSGMTLFGVDVAQTTPRYRKGTANMDESYQNGFLADVLKESGFEVMARCLLGRGGTGGLRTCSQKPFESRSLNTKISEGGVAAMHNGTYSVKIKWQNVGTKKENGQNVSYPASKDVIVWIGGDWNDAGRGKYGTCFSTLGDSACKNK